ACATAGCTATCTGGAAGCCTCCTCCGCCGGGTTACTTCAAAGTCAATGTAGATGGAGCGTTATTCGCAAAATCTAAGCAATCTGGTGTGGGTGTGATCGTGCGAGACGAGGATGGTAACGTGGTCGCGGCCATGTGTAGGAAGCTGGACTTACCTCTCGGTGTGTGAGAGACAGAAGCGAATGCCCTAGAGATTGGGATGACATTTGCCGAGGAGGTGGGACTTAGGGATGTGGTGTTTGAAGGTAACTCGCAGCTGATAATCAACGCTGTTCACAGCACTGGAGAGGCAGTGTCATCAGTGCTGAACATCATACAAGGTGTGTTGCGGAAAGCTCAGTGCTTCAGGACATTTGATTTTCTACATACTAAAAGGCAGGGAAATGTACTTGCCCACTTGTTAGCTCAGCATGCTTAAAAGGTTGAGAGCTTGGtagtttggttggaggagtgtcCCAGTCAAGTGGCACATGCGTGTGCAAAAGATGTATCTTTATTTCAACGTTTAGTTTAAAAAGTATGAGcatttcccatcaaaaaaaagaatctaaagTCTCTCTACCAAAAAAGGGAAACAAATACAATAGTGGGTAACTAACAACTATATAATATGACCTGGTCTATTCTCGAAAATGCTTAAAGATGGACTGAGTCATAGCCCATCTTTAGAAATATCAAATGCGATGGGCTTCAAAGTTGGAGAGGAGCCCTAAAGTTAAAAGCCCATGAAACTTATGAGATTGATGGATGTATGTGTGGCCAAGTTGCTTTGAGAATTAGAATAGAGAAAtactatgttcacaatattttcacaacacttttacaataaattttaagtggtatgCTGTTAATGGCTATTATtagtgggcaaaaaagtaatttcaatggtaagtttaaattagaactagtaaaaacTTATCTCTAGAATTTGTTGTGTAAATGTCGTAGACGTAGTAGTACTTCTCATTCAAATATCTATATGTGGTTTTAATAAGTTGGCTAGGTTGGTAGGATTGATCAAATTACCTCTAAATTATAAAGAAATGTCATACTCACTTAACAAGAAActataaggaaaaagaaagaaagagaagaatcCACCAAACTTCAATGTAGCTGGatttattaagtttttattaACAAGAaactataaggaaaaaaaaaaaaaaaaaaaaaaaaaaaaaaaaaaaagagaagaatccACCAAACTTCAATGTAGTTGGATTTATTAAGTTTTTATCTTTGCATTGGGGGAAGCAAAGAGAGATACTATATGTAACATGTTAAGTGCGCTTGTCATTTCGGGTAACTACAATGGGCTAATTGACACTCGGATATCATCCAAGTGTGCTATTGAGGAACAAGTAACAATCAAAGCGCCAATGGGCCTGCAGGCCGTGCCAATCTTTTGTGGTCATACATCGTTTTTAATTTTGGGTCAAGTTAATGGATGTCTTCAAAgcaattattaataaagtaaaatagaaaaattttgacacaacttttataaaaaatataaaacactgttaataatatttattattttatcattcttcaaataaattatttttaaaaatagctcATAAACCAATGCCCATATGGCATTGGTCAACATTtccctttaatttttattttttctcaacaaCAAGTGGTTTGAATGGGTCGAGTTAAGTTAAGGTTGGGTTTAtgatatttttcggcctggatCTCGTTGGGTTGAGAAATTGCCAACACAATCCATGGCAGCTCTAAAAATAAACCAATCCCTaaggattgggttgggttgggtcattGAGTTTGAGTCATTCTTCAagcctaataaaaaaaaaaaaaaaacttttattaaattatttaaacttattattcaataaattattacaatttgaTACAATATTCCAACtttataacaaataattatgaaaatatcaaAGTAAATCATAATCAAGTATCAAGATCTTGAATAAATAAAACCGATAACtttaaaacacatttttttaaaaccatgtggATTAGGTCGGATTACTTAGGTTGAAAAAATTAGTTAACATGTGATGAGTTGAAAGAAAATCATTCATGTTGAGTTATTGTAATCTGgtaaatattataactttttgAATCATGAATGtccatgcatatatatattgtcaGTTACAAACTTGCAATTGTAACTTGCAAGCACAATATCACAAATTAAACACGGCCGAaatggggaattttttttttcgttgtaTGCCATCATCAGTGGTATTTCTACAATGGTTACTTTTCATCATTTAATTTAAGTTATGAAGGTAATgttaaaaataaagacactttCGAAAGTGATAATAGTTGCTAGAAAGCTACATCCTCAATGAGAGCTAGCTGTGGTAATAAGTGAAGATAGGAATTAGGATAAAGTTTTCTTGGTACTCATTTGCTGGCGAAATGGGCATTCACTGCAGCCATCAATCGGGTTATGCTAAGGTTTAATGCTAAGCTTAGCCGAGTCTTGCACAGCCCTGGCTAAGGTAGCAAGGGATGGCAGAGGCGAAGTTATCAAGGTTTGTTCCAAGCTTCTTCATTTCTGAAGCAAATGCCATCCTCTCTATAGGCTTTGCCAATCACAAGCTAGGAGCGTTGGGATAACATCTTAGTCAAAGGAGATGCTAAGAAATGTTTTGATCCCTTGACCTCTGATGATGAAGCATCCAAATGGTCTATTAGTTGTAAGTTAGTAGTATCTTAAGTCTTATATCTTCTTTTCCTGGCTGTCTTTTTCGTTGGGTCAAGACTCAAGAGGGAGTGCAATTCAGCTGCACATGTTGCTGCAAAATTCACTCTCCGCAATAGAGATCCTTTATGCTGTAATAAGGACAATCTCTCTGGAGTCATAGACTCTGCTTGTAAGGGGGATTGTTCATCTGTTCTGATTTGATAGATATATTGCAGattatcacccaaaaaaaaaaaaaaaaaaaaagagtcaagtAATGGTTGAAGGCTTCCTTTTGACAATTCAATTTCCTATTTGAGTTTTATTATCGGGTGAAAATGGCAAATACCACCATTTTCAGAAATTTGTAGCAAAAAGACATTGTTTCGGAACTAAATGGAAATCTACCACTTTTTATGTACTCGAGCTCACTAAACTCGAGTTTAGTAAACTTGAGTTCCTAGTTTCATTCCACTATGGCACTACTGACCTAGAATTtgtgcaataaaaaaaaataatgtggtacTTGAATGAAtagtttttatgagaaaataatgaatagttttaattaatgcggaagacagattttatgaatgcagtaagcagatttgaatataaAGTAAATATAATGTGCAGAGAGCAAAttatattaatgtagaaacagattttatcaatgcagaaaaataaattcgattattgtgaaattcaaacacgaaaaagcattcaaatttggcatttaaatttagaaaacacgatttcactaagTGTTTTATGGGAAagtagtgaacaattttttaaatagtaaatagaaaataatttatgcagaaaagagagtgaacaattttttaaataacgctgaatagaaaataattttatgcagaatacTATAAATAGTTCGtacagaaaacagtgaacaatttttatgagaaaacaatgaacagttttagttaatgcagaaaacaaattttatgaatgcaataagcagattcgaatatatagtaaacatgatgtgcgTACTCCcagagtattcaataatttttcgtgtatgtatgtatgtataaataatttatcTTTTGCCTTTTTTCCACCTCTGCCCTTCTAATAAAATGGTTTCTTCAAACCAGACGCATTTGGAATTACGTTATGTATATAGCTAAAATAAATCACTAGAAAAATGTAGTGTTCTTTCCATATATTAAAAAAGCCTATAAAAAAGTTATAGGTATATcacatataaaattattattttgaagacaacatttaaattaacaaaaataaaaatgtacattttttttataaacaaaataaacataaacataaacatatatagaaACGTAAGAATAATTTTGTACTCATGAATATctttgttttgtaaaaatacaaACATTAGAAGACATGAAATTTATTCTACCaacatttgaatatatatatatatatatatatatttaaaatgataGGCCTCTTTGGGATtctatttgaatattttatgaCATCAAGATGTGAGAGGAAATAGTTGTTCCTATATTTGGCTATTTTGACCAGGGGCGGCTCTACCCTTTGTTCAGAGGTTCAAATGAACCACATgacttcaaaatatatatatatatatatatatatttataataattatttttgttagtttaatactttaatttattcttaaaaatatttttgcacatcCTAACTTAAATCTTATACACTCTTACTACAAGTATTTCCAACTCTAagagtataagtgtttgtgatgTAAGTGTAACTctttactataaatttatattatatatgtgtgagtgtatctaatattaattgtgtgcattactttttgttataatattatttgtgtgaatAATGTGTGTGTGGATATTTGTGTGtaaagtataaatataatataatataatataatttaataattaggaaatagagaGGGTTtattacatgtgtgtgtattgttatcatgttataataactttttgttataaagtcataaaaattcaagaagaaaaattgtaaagttagtgattgttcaAGAATTTAATTGGTTACACGTAATGTATTATTTTATGGATGAATAAGTGTGGTTGTGtgcgtcaataattaatacagaGCCAATGAGTTAAGTTtattcatttagtttaaaatatttttataaaaacagtGACAAATTAATgctaaatagaaaataattttatgtagaatgctagaaatagtttatacataaaacaatgaacaatttttatgagaaaacaatgaatagttttaattaatgtagaaaatagatttatgaatgcagtaagcagatttgaatatacagtaaacatgatgtgcaaagagcaaattttattaatgtagaaacagattttatcaatgtagaaaaacagatttgattattgtgaaatttaaacatgaataagCATACAgatttggtttttaaatttAGAGAACACAATTGCAGGAGGTGTTTTAtaagaaaacagtgaacaattttttaaatagtgaataaaaaataatttatgcagaaaagagagtgaacaattttttaaataatgctgaacagaaaataattttatgctacttacttttatgtttatgtttatttgtcgattatccaaaaaaaaaaaattataaggaactcgagtttaccaagctcgagttccatattacttatttttatgtttatgtttatttgttgattatccaaaaaaaaaaaatgtaaggaactcgagcttggtgagctcaaGTACCTTAGAAAAACAATACCGAGCATTTTATTTACAAAGAACTCAAGCTTGGTATGCTCGAATTCCATATTACAAGGAACTCAAgtttaccaagctcgagtacctatttttttttattttttattgcacaAATTCCAGGTCAGCAGCGCCACGGTAGAATGAaactaggaactcgagtttactaAACTCGAGTACTGTTTAGAACTTGAGTTTAGTGAGCTCAGGTACATAAAAAGTGGTAGATTCCCATTTAGTtccgaaacagtgtttttttgctacaaatttcTGAAAATTGTGATATTTGACCATTTTCACCTTTATTATTAGATGCAGTACTGTTTACATGGTTCCATGAACAGTACTCAAATACCAATGTTTGATGTTTTTCTCTCaggttcatcaaaaaaaaaaaaaaaaaaattctctcaaaGAGCTTATCTAGTTTTTAATACTAGTTTGATATGAATCAAatgctaaaatttaaataaaataaatggattaattttttttttctaaaacttaTAGCAAAAAAGGTAAAGTAAAAcccataataaataaaaaagaccgAAAGTTTTGAGCAAAAATCATGACtcacaaataattaattagacataaatattttaccaaaaacataaaagtgGGACcccttgtaaaaaaaaaaaaagtgggaccCACAATCAGTATTGGCTTAACAATTACCACTTTAATAGGTACCACCGAACCACTAGACAGCTACAAAGCAAAAGTCACTTTTAGATTCTCAAAATTTACTTAACatccttatttattttatcatctcaTTTTATAACTCACCtaatatcttaatttttatttttacatataattaattaaaataatataaactaaaccaataaataatataaaaaatttagtttctctcccttttttccATCTCAATACCTTTTTGGTTTCTCTTTTcctcattaaaataattttttttttacctcctTGTGAATAGTTGGTTCTCATGTACAAGAACCATCTATTCATAGTTGGTAAAAAAATGTAGGGTAAATTTCACAAACTGAGGTTTGTAATAATATCAACTAGatccaaaacattttaaaacccaCAAATTTGGTCCTCAAAAGACAATTTTTCCCCTAACAAAACAAACACCGTTTCTCTTCTTTCATTCTCTCTTCTCCGAGTTTTCTATCAGAACTCTCTTTCTCATTGAACATCAGTCATAGCAAAACCCATGATCTTGGTCATTCAGCAACACCACCATGTAAGGGTCATCCCAATTCCCATCGCAACATTGACGTCATCAGCACCGTCAAAGGACTCTCATCACTCTCTCAAATCGGAACCCACGCGATGGTGGTGCTTCGATCTAGATCTCGCCTTTGTAATGAAGCTCAAGTGGTTTGTCTCCACTCTCCACTAATAGAGTATTAGTTAGTAGTGGGGTTAATTGTACAGCTGGACTATTGGGGAATTAGTTACTAAATCTGGCTCCCTATTGGCAGTTGTAAAGGTGAGCCTAGCTTAAATACTTGTGATTGACCTTTTAGAGAAAAAGCAGAAATAAGACTACAATTtgtttcctcttcttctccatgTTCCTTCTCTACGTTCTTGGAGGGTGACTCCCTCGAACCAGTCAGCAttctttttcactttctccATTATTTCCCTTTCAATTTCTGTTCTACTGCAATATTTTACTGCACTATTACCAGAAGGTCCACTACAATTGGTATAAGAGCAGTTTCGATCTTACAATGGCTGATGGTCCTAATACAAGGTATTCCCAACTTTCGGATACAATTACTGGGGTTAAGCTACAGCAAGATCAACACCAAAAATCCATGGAGATCATTACACAGCAGCTGGCCCAATTGTCTGAAGCTGTCAAGGAAATTCGAGCAGTTTTGCCCACTAGGCCTCTCGACAACAATAACAGAGTCGAATCTTCTATATCTAATGGAGGTAAGATTCCAATCCCTAAGCAAGTAACATTAGAATTTCCTAAATTTGATGGAGAAGATCCCACTGGATGGATTTATAAGGCGAATCAGTACTTTAAGTACTATGAGATCCCTAATCATGAGAGAATTCTCATGGCTTCCTATTATATGGAAGGCCCAGCCTTAGTTTGGTTTCAAGATGTTGAGCATGATTTTGATGGATGGGAATCTTTTCTAAAATTACTCCATACTAGATTTGATCCAAGTGCATATGATGATCCAATGGAATGCCTTACCAAACTTAAACAAACTTCCACTGTGTTGCAGTATAAGTCACAATTTAAGGTCATTTCTAATAGAATTAAAGGGTTATCTGAACCACATAAATTGAGTTGCTTCTTAAGTGGGTTGAGGGATGAGATTAGATTAGCTATTAGGATGCTAAATCCCACATCCTTGCATCAAGCTTTTGGGTTGGCTAAAATTCAAGAAGAATATTGGATTAGCACTAGAAGGGCTTCATTTAAAACAAGCATGGAAGTGGGCTCTCAAGCTAAGTCTTCCATTCTTGGTCTACCTAAACCAGATCCCAAGGCTAGAGTAGCCATCCAGAAAATTAGCCCTACACAGAtggaagaaagaaggaaaaaggggTTGTGTTATTACTCTGAAGAGAAATGGAATTCAAGCCATAGATGTAAAACTagtccaaaactttttctaaTGGAAACAGTTCCCAACGATGAGGTTCAGCTAGGGGTACCATTGGAGGAATTAGACACAACAGAAACAATAGGTGGGGGGAAGGAAGAAAATCCTGTTGCTTACCCTGAAATATCTTTATATGCCCTCTTAGGAAGCCCAAATCCGGGAACCATGAGATTAATAGGGTTCATAAAGGGAGTAAGGGTGACAATTCTTCTTGATACTGGTAGTAATCACAATTTTATTGATCCAACTATTGTGTCCAAGGCTACTTTAACGAAGCAATCATCGGTTTTGGAAGTTAAGATTGTAGATGGGTCCGTGATAAGAAGTGAGGGAATCTGTCATGGGGTAATGATAAAAATGCAAGGGCATGTGTTCCAAGTTGATTTGTATTCTCTAGCTATGGATGGTTATGATGTGGTATTAGGAATACATTGGCTTAGAACTTTGGGCTTGATTCAATGGGATTTCCAGAACCTTATTATGAGATTTCTATATGAAGGGCAACAGATTCTACTAAGAGGGGTGCAATCAAAAGGGCCTAGCTTCCAAGAAGGGGATGAATTCTTCAAGAACTCTCCTAAGAAAGGTCTGGTACTCCAAGTCATGATGCTGGATTCACCTCAAGATCAACCTCAAACCAATTCAGCCCTGAAAGAGTTGTTGCAACAATTTAACTCTGTGTTTAACACTCCAAAAGAATTACCACCAAGCAGGGGGCATGAGCACCAAATAGTGCTCAAAGAGGGCACTCAACCTATCAATGTTAGATCTTATAGATATCCTTTTTATCAGAAgaatgaaatagagaaaattgtGAAAGACTTGCTGGAGACAAGGGCAATAAGGCCTAGTAAGAGTCCATTTTCTTCACCTGTGCTCTTGGTCAGAAAGGCAGATGGTTCCTGGAGGA
This DNA window, taken from Quercus robur chromosome 2, dhQueRobu3.1, whole genome shotgun sequence, encodes the following:
- the LOC126694338 gene encoding uncharacterized protein LOC126694338; this encodes MTFAEEVGLRDVVFEGNSQLIINAVHSTGEAVSSVLNIIQGVLRKAQCFRTFDFLHTKRQGNVLAHFWTIGELVTKSGSLLAVVKKVHYNWYKSSFDLTMADGPNTRYSQLSDTITGVKLQQDQHQKSMEIITQQLAQLSEAVKEIRAVLPTRPLDNNNRVESSISNGGKIPIPKQVTLEFPKFDGEDPTGWIYKANQYFKYYEIPNHERILMASYYMEGPALVWFQDVEHDFDGWESFLKLLHTRFDPSAYDDPMECLTKLKQTSTVLQYKSQFKVISNRIKGLSEPHKLSCFLSGLRDEIRLAIRMLNPTSLHQAFGLAKIQEEYWISTRRASFKTSMEVGSQAKSSILGLPKPDPKARVAIQKISPTQMEERRKKGLCYYSEEKWNSSHRCKTSPKLFLMETVPNDEVQLGVPLEELDTTETIGGGKEENPVAYPEISLYALLGSPNPGTMRLIGFIKGVRVTILLDTGSNHNFIDPTIVSKATLTKQSSVLEVKIVDGSVIRSEGICHGVMIKMQGHVFQVDLYSLAMDGYDVVLGIHWLRTLGLIQWDFQNLIMRFLYEGQQILLRGVQSKGPSFQEGDEFFKNSPKKGLVLQVMMLDSPQDQPQTNSALKELLQQFNSVFNTPKELPPSRGHEHQIVLKEGTQPINVRSYRYPFYQKNEIEKIVKDLLETRAIRPSKSPFSSPVLLVRKADGSWRMCIDYKALNKETVKDKFPIPVVDELLDELCGAKKFSKLDLRPGYHQIRMKESDIHKTTFRTHEGHYEFLYLFRSPSTASSTGTRSFATESTLCKSKCHFGCEEVEYLGHIISGEGVRTDSKKTEAMLNWPAPTSLKSLRGFLGLTGYYRKFIKGYGQVASPLTDLLGKNALHWDAATQYSFDQLKAAVASPPVLAFIECDASGHGLGAVLMQEDQKVGTPAQQKWIAKLMGYIFQVEYKKGRDNQSYATDPDLNKIIQGIQNGNSSFQAYSYNGNVLVYKDRVVLGQNSPLKSRVLHYIHDSPSAGHLGFEKTYQRAKREFFWKGMKKDIKKHVKECDTCQRQKVENLAPMGLLQSLPIPEQPWADISMDLIEGLPKSHHFDVIFVVVDRLTKYAHFIPLSHPYTVAKVASLFLQHVIKLHGIPKSIVSDRDPTFTSHFWAELFKLQGTALALSLAYHPRTDGQSEVVNKGLEHYLRCYAGEQPKQWSFWLALAEFWYNNNFHTSTKTSPFEAFYGYSPPTLLQYIPSTSRLEAVDVHLKSRTAALALLKHNLVTAQERIKSQANKHRIDREFQVGDWVFL